A region of Vitis vinifera cultivar Pinot Noir 40024 chromosome 13, ASM3070453v1 DNA encodes the following proteins:
- the LOC100259193 gene encoding uncharacterized protein LOC100259193 isoform X2, which translates to MPDPAQFLVKSCGLPLDSAISISQKLNLDENKRQKHESVLEFLKSHGFSDTHVAKLVSKCPPILQARVDMLKLKIDYLHDSGFVGPVLHELIVSNPAILRRSLDKQIKPSFDFLKEFLETNEKIAAAIKRESWLLTFDLKKILKPNTFLLINEGVPHSRMSKLITLQPRVIMQHVDRMVYATERARSLGIKPTDPIYVTAITVILSMTESTWKRKVELYEKFGFTEVEILKAIKRQPHFMACSEEKIKSLMNFYTNTMKLKPSAIATYPRLLLYSFDARIRPRFNVLNILASKKLLKKHKKIAWLLTQSEASFLNNYVIKYVDQVPDLMELYRGVKKIDL; encoded by the exons ATGCCAGATCCAG CCCAATTTCTTGTGAAATCTTGTGGGCTTCCCTTGGACTCTGCCATTTCCATCTCTCAGAAGCTCAACCTCGATGAAAACAAACGGCAAAAGCATGAGTCTGTGCTCGAATTCCTCAAATCTCATGGATTCTCCGATACCCATGTTGCAAAACTTGTCTCAAAGTGTCCCCCGATCCTCCAAGCCAGAGTAGATATGCTCAAGCTCAAAATAGACTACCTCCATGACAGTGGCTTTGTGGGTCCGGTCCTTCATGAGCTAATTGTGTCTAATCCGGCCATTTTGAGGCGAAGCTTGGATAAACAGATAAAACCGTCATTTGATTTTCTCAAGGAATTCCTTGAAACCAATGAGAAAATTGCAGCAGCTATTAAGCGCGAATCATGGTTGTTAACCTTCGATctgaagaaaattttgaagccaaacacttttcttttgaTAAATGAAGGGGTCCCTCATAGTAGAATGTCAAAATTGATTACATTACAGCCGAGAGTCATAATGCAGCATGTTGATAGGATGGTGTATGCCACAGAAAGGGCCAGAAGTTTGGGTATCAAACCAACCGATCCTATATATGTAACTGCTATTACAGTGATTCTCTCAATGACCGAATCAACCTGGAAAAGGAAAGTGGAACTGTATGAGAAATTTGGTTTTACTGAGGTTGAGATTCTCAAAGCTATCAAGCGTCAACCACATTTTATGGCTTGTTCAGAGGAGAAAATCAAGagtttaatgaatttttatacAAACACAATGAAGTTGAAGCCATCTGCAATAGCTACTTATCCTAGGCTTCTTTTGTATTCATTTGATGCAAGGATACGACCGAGGTTTAATGTTTTGAACATCTTGGCTTCAAAGAAGCTGCttaagaaacacaaaaagattGCATGGTTGCTCACACAAAGCGAGGCTAGTTTCTTGAACAATTATGTGATCAAGTACGTGGACCAAGTTCCAGATTTAATGGAGCTATATCGTGGGGTCAAGAAGATTGATCTCTGA
- the LOC100259193 gene encoding uncharacterized protein LOC100259193 isoform X1, with the protein MAKLHFQSLLCLMQKRFLTTSSTLYTSSLSSSSSTLLSPSYTAQFLVKSCGLPLDSAISISQKLNLDENKRQKHESVLEFLKSHGFSDTHVAKLVSKCPPILQARVDMLKLKIDYLHDSGFVGPVLHELIVSNPAILRRSLDKQIKPSFDFLKEFLETNEKIAAAIKRESWLLTFDLKKILKPNTFLLINEGVPHSRMSKLITLQPRVIMQHVDRMVYATERARSLGIKPTDPIYVTAITVILSMTESTWKRKVELYEKFGFTEVEILKAIKRQPHFMACSEEKIKSLMNFYTNTMKLKPSAIATYPRLLLYSFDARIRPRFNVLNILASKKLLKKHKKIAWLLTQSEASFLNNYVIKYVDQVPDLMELYRGVKKIDL; encoded by the coding sequence ATGGCTAAGCTTCATTTCCAGAGTTTGCTTTGTTTGATGCAAAAACGTTTCCTCACAACATCGTCAACACTGTATACATCTTCGttgtcttcttcatcttcaacaTTATTATCACCATCGTACACAGCCCAATTTCTTGTGAAATCTTGTGGGCTTCCCTTGGACTCTGCCATTTCCATCTCTCAGAAGCTCAACCTCGATGAAAACAAACGGCAAAAGCATGAGTCTGTGCTCGAATTCCTCAAATCTCATGGATTCTCCGATACCCATGTTGCAAAACTTGTCTCAAAGTGTCCCCCGATCCTCCAAGCCAGAGTAGATATGCTCAAGCTCAAAATAGACTACCTCCATGACAGTGGCTTTGTGGGTCCGGTCCTTCATGAGCTAATTGTGTCTAATCCGGCCATTTTGAGGCGAAGCTTGGATAAACAGATAAAACCGTCATTTGATTTTCTCAAGGAATTCCTTGAAACCAATGAGAAAATTGCAGCAGCTATTAAGCGCGAATCATGGTTGTTAACCTTCGATctgaagaaaattttgaagccaaacacttttcttttgaTAAATGAAGGGGTCCCTCATAGTAGAATGTCAAAATTGATTACATTACAGCCGAGAGTCATAATGCAGCATGTTGATAGGATGGTGTATGCCACAGAAAGGGCCAGAAGTTTGGGTATCAAACCAACCGATCCTATATATGTAACTGCTATTACAGTGATTCTCTCAATGACCGAATCAACCTGGAAAAGGAAAGTGGAACTGTATGAGAAATTTGGTTTTACTGAGGTTGAGATTCTCAAAGCTATCAAGCGTCAACCACATTTTATGGCTTGTTCAGAGGAGAAAATCAAGagtttaatgaatttttatacAAACACAATGAAGTTGAAGCCATCTGCAATAGCTACTTATCCTAGGCTTCTTTTGTATTCATTTGATGCAAGGATACGACCGAGGTTTAATGTTTTGAACATCTTGGCTTCAAAGAAGCTGCttaagaaacacaaaaagattGCATGGTTGCTCACACAAAGCGAGGCTAGTTTCTTGAACAATTATGTGATCAAGTACGTGGACCAAGTTCCAGATTTAATGGAGCTATATCGTGGGGTCAAGAAGATTGATCTCTGA